In one window of Haemophilus parainfluenzae DNA:
- the tdeA gene encoding toxin/drug exporter TdeA produces the protein MLKMKKLTLAIAMATALAGCANIGDSYKASQQDYQNYAEITKQFNVKENWWVLYNDSQLNRVVEQALVNNKDLAKASVAVNRALYNANLAGANLIPAFSGSTQSSASKNIKTGGNSIITHKGALNVSYTLDLWQRLADTADAAEWSHKATAEDLEATKLSLINSVVTTYYQIAYLNDAINTTQESIKYYNDISSIMQRRLSQGVADSASVDQAQQAVLNARNNLINYQTQRKTAEQTLRNLLNLKPEEALNITFPHILNVKNVSVNLNVPVSVIANRPDVKGYQYRLSSAFKNAKATEKGWFPEVTLGGSLTSSGNKVGNALHNPIGAGVLGINLPFLNWNTVKWNVKISEADYETARLNYEQSITKALNDVDTNYFAYTQAQSAFSNLQKTYNYNQRITKYYRDRYNAGVSELREWLTAANTEKNAQLSILNAKYNIIQAENAVYSSMAGYYSR, from the coding sequence ATGTTAAAAATGAAAAAATTAACCTTAGCAATCGCGATGGCAACTGCTCTAGCAGGTTGTGCTAATATTGGCGATTCTTATAAAGCAAGCCAGCAGGATTACCAAAATTATGCGGAAATCACCAAACAATTTAATGTAAAAGAAAACTGGTGGGTGCTTTACAATGATTCACAATTAAATCGTGTGGTAGAACAAGCATTAGTAAATAACAAAGATTTAGCCAAAGCGTCTGTTGCCGTAAATCGTGCTCTATATAATGCAAACCTTGCAGGCGCGAATTTAATTCCGGCATTTAGCGGTTCAACCCAATCTTCTGCGAGTAAAAATATTAAAACTGGAGGCAACTCAATTATCACTCATAAAGGTGCGTTAAATGTGAGTTATACGCTAGATTTATGGCAACGTTTAGCGGATACTGCTGATGCCGCAGAATGGTCACACAAAGCAACAGCTGAAGATTTAGAAGCAACAAAACTATCACTCATCAACTCTGTTGTAACAACCTATTATCAAATTGCCTACTTGAATGATGCGATCAACACCACACAAGAAAGCATTAAATACTACAACGATATTAGCAGCATTATGCAACGCCGTTTATCACAAGGTGTGGCGGACAGTGCCAGTGTAGATCAAGCACAACAAGCGGTATTGAACGCACGTAACAACTTGATCAACTATCAAACACAACGTAAAACAGCAGAACAAACGTTACGTAACTTACTTAACTTAAAACCGGAAGAAGCATTAAATATCACCTTCCCACACATTCTTAATGTGAAAAATGTGAGCGTGAATTTAAATGTACCTGTTTCTGTGATTGCGAATCGTCCTGATGTGAAAGGCTATCAATATCGCTTAAGCAGTGCATTCAAAAATGCGAAAGCAACTGAAAAAGGCTGGTTCCCTGAAGTCACTTTAGGCGGAAGCTTAACATCAAGTGGTAATAAAGTGGGCAATGCCCTGCATAATCCTATCGGAGCTGGTGTATTAGGAATTAACCTTCCTTTCCTCAACTGGAATACCGTAAAATGGAACGTGAAGATCTCTGAAGCTGATTATGAAACTGCTCGTTTGAACTATGAGCAAAGCATCACTAAAGCCTTGAATGATGTAGATACCAACTACTTCGCCTATACCCAAGCACAAAGCGCCTTTTCGAACTTACAAAAAACATACAACTATAACCAACGTATCACCAAATACTACCGCGATCGCTACAATGCAGGTGTATCGGAATTACGTGAATGGCTTACCGCTGCAAACACAGAGAAAAACGCTCAACTTTCTATCTTGAATGCGAAATACAACATCATTCAAGCAGAAAATGCCGTATATAGTTCAATGGCAGGTTATTATTCTCGTTAA
- a CDS encoding UDP-N-acetylmuramoyl-tripeptide--D-alanyl-D-alanine ligase, translated as MTLFCSDISVSSTHDLAKISQKLCETLQNISSSTHNHQLSNYWLLSATDGIRRAKTTSFQVLSLVETDITFHLEKLAQKFNAPLKWLRLEWVSSTQETTWEALQQELRKYKRNYFRKGIAFKGKKYPWLLCSEMELNAHACFYNGADVGVAEVNKKNLQAYLKARHGSSEMPEFSDNMEILTFSTDGIFMDLSTKEIHRLSITPRQHGRRELQPLDKNNLQPIIKNLTTYLGNQVKENGRFEYGYFPVFGRTINTYNTLRHASSTYALIEGYEFCRTYQTGNLTKLKQQIEATLEYFIKSFIRYYPNNLAYVIEINNEIKLGANAVAILALVKYIQVFPDSPNNKHYLTLAEALAEGIAFMQQSDGSFVHILNATDLSIIAKNRVIYYDGEAAFGLMRLYNLTLNHRWLDIVMNAFNYFISAGHHKTHDHWLSYCSNELIQHCPAEKYFRFAVDNIKDYTHFIEKRITTFPTLLELSMAFHKMLLKLDEFPQFSHVLDGFDVGQFYHALHTRANYLLNGIFFPEIAMFYKLPSSILWGAFIRHHAFRVRIDDVEHYLSGLVAYHQLLSDNNYPKLAQKTGTDLVTPHCSLTAQGVAAATSGKWIIPPPNDWLATGVAIHTLGFKPGSLLVARGKNMDKGFLTLPSVRSLISKGACGIITDDSTHYLDFGIPVLQVQNVRQATLDLGAWARKHFSGRVIGITGSAGKTTTVAMMAAALKSSKQVGHTIKSANLPIGIAWNMASLRSDLDYWVMEMAIGQMTLNSQITRPDIALITNIAPAHLEYHDNVENIALKKARIFDAMKPGSYAIICRDIDQFDLIAEKAALRGLKVISYGESKNADMRLLSYEKGIATISINNEKLSLKLKTAGRHMALNAVAVLTVAYLEKFSLKEIVAALEEFEAVDGRGNIFMSEIEGHRVTVYNEAYNANPLSMKAALEAFADNMINSDLKILVVGDMLELGYNSEHLHRLIIERIALLPIKRIILVGKEMCKHAKWLETQDKIVLTAKDKIVATEHLAKIAQTGDHVFLKASNGVGLHSLFKRI; from the coding sequence ATGACTTTATTTTGCTCTGATATTTCAGTGTCATCTACACATGACTTGGCTAAGATCTCTCAAAAATTATGTGAGACACTGCAAAACATATCATCCTCTACTCATAATCATCAATTGTCCAATTATTGGCTATTATCCGCAACTGATGGTATAAGGCGCGCTAAAACAACAAGTTTTCAGGTATTATCTTTAGTTGAAACTGATATTACTTTTCATCTAGAAAAGCTAGCTCAAAAATTCAATGCACCATTAAAATGGTTACGTTTAGAGTGGGTAAGCTCTACACAAGAAACAACATGGGAAGCATTACAACAAGAATTAAGAAAATACAAACGTAATTATTTTCGTAAAGGTATTGCTTTTAAAGGAAAAAAATATCCATGGCTACTCTGCTCTGAAATGGAGCTCAATGCACATGCCTGCTTTTATAATGGAGCTGATGTTGGTGTTGCTGAAGTTAATAAAAAGAATTTACAAGCTTATTTAAAAGCTCGGCATGGTAGCAGTGAAATGCCTGAATTTTCAGATAACATGGAAATCCTAACTTTTTCAACGGATGGTATCTTTATGGATTTGTCCACAAAAGAAATACACCGCCTATCAATAACGCCTCGCCAACACGGTCGACGGGAACTACAACCGTTAGATAAAAATAATTTACAACCAATTATAAAAAATCTCACCACCTATTTGGGTAATCAAGTAAAGGAAAATGGCAGATTCGAATATGGTTATTTTCCTGTATTTGGACGAACTATAAACACATATAATACTTTACGTCATGCAAGCAGTACTTACGCACTAATTGAAGGTTATGAATTTTGTAGAACATATCAAACAGGAAATTTAACTAAGCTAAAACAGCAAATCGAGGCAACATTAGAATATTTTATTAAATCTTTTATTCGTTATTATCCAAATAACTTAGCTTATGTAATAGAAATTAATAATGAAATTAAGCTTGGTGCCAATGCCGTAGCCATTTTAGCATTAGTAAAATATATTCAAGTTTTCCCTGATAGCCCAAATAACAAGCATTATCTTACTCTAGCTGAAGCCTTAGCAGAAGGAATAGCATTTATGCAACAATCCGACGGTAGTTTCGTACATATTTTAAACGCCACCGATTTATCAATTATAGCTAAAAACAGGGTAATTTATTATGATGGTGAAGCTGCATTTGGTCTGATGCGTCTATATAATCTCACTCTAAATCATCGTTGGCTAGATATTGTAATGAATGCTTTCAATTATTTTATTTCAGCAGGACATCATAAGACACATGATCACTGGTTATCTTATTGTTCTAACGAGTTAATTCAACATTGTCCAGCCGAAAAATATTTCCGCTTTGCCGTAGATAATATAAAAGATTACACCCATTTTATTGAAAAACGTATTACGACATTTCCTACCTTGCTCGAATTAAGCATGGCATTTCATAAAATGCTACTTAAACTTGATGAATTTCCACAATTTTCTCATGTACTAGATGGATTTGATGTCGGTCAGTTTTATCATGCGTTACACACTCGAGCTAATTATCTACTTAATGGGATATTTTTCCCCGAAATAGCAATGTTCTACAAATTACCATCCTCGATCTTATGGGGCGCGTTTATTCGTCATCATGCTTTTCGTGTCCGCATAGACGATGTAGAGCATTATTTATCAGGCTTGGTGGCTTATCATCAACTACTGTCAGATAATAACTATCCAAAATTGGCACAAAAAACAGGTACTGATTTAGTCACTCCTCATTGTAGTTTGACTGCACAAGGTGTTGCAGCAGCTACGTCTGGCAAATGGATAATTCCACCTCCAAATGATTGGCTAGCGACAGGTGTTGCAATACATACATTGGGATTTAAACCAGGCAGCTTATTAGTCGCTCGCGGTAAAAATATGGATAAAGGTTTTTTAACATTACCTTCCGTTCGTTCCCTTATTAGTAAAGGCGCTTGCGGTATTATCACTGACGATTCAACTCACTACCTAGATTTTGGGATTCCCGTATTACAAGTTCAAAATGTTCGTCAGGCCACACTTGATTTAGGCGCTTGGGCTCGCAAACATTTTTCTGGACGTGTTATAGGAATTACTGGTAGTGCAGGTAAAACAACAACAGTAGCAATGATGGCTGCCGCATTAAAATCAAGCAAGCAAGTGGGCCATACAATTAAGAGTGCCAATCTCCCGATCGGTATAGCATGGAATATGGCTTCATTGCGTTCAGATCTTGATTATTGGGTGATGGAAATGGCTATCGGTCAAATGACATTAAATTCTCAAATTACTCGCCCTGATATTGCTTTGATCACCAACATTGCACCTGCTCATTTAGAGTATCATGATAATGTTGAAAATATTGCTCTAAAAAAAGCGCGTATTTTTGATGCTATGAAGCCTGGCAGTTATGCAATTATTTGTCGTGATATCGATCAATTTGACCTAATTGCTGAAAAAGCAGCACTGCGAGGTTTAAAGGTTATCAGTTACGGGGAGTCAAAAAATGCCGACATGCGTTTACTCTCATATGAGAAAGGTATTGCAACAATATCCATTAATAACGAAAAGCTCTCTCTAAAACTTAAAACTGCTGGTCGCCATATGGCACTCAATGCTGTAGCCGTATTAACCGTAGCTTACCTTGAAAAATTTTCCTTGAAAGAGATTGTAGCGGCATTAGAAGAATTTGAAGCGGTAGATGGTCGAGGTAATATATTTATGAGTGAAATTGAGGGACACAGAGTAACAGTATACAATGAAGCCTATAATGCTAATCCATTATCAATGAAAGCTGCTTTAGAGGCTTTTGCCGATAATATGATAAATTCTGATCTCAAAATTCTCGTAGTAGGTGATATGTTAGAACTTGGGTATAATAGCGAACATTTACACCGCTTAATAATAGAACGGATTGCCTTATTACCGATTAAACGTATCATTTTAGTTGGAAAAGAAATGTGTAAACATGCAAAATGGCTAGAGACACAAGATAAAATTGTTCTTACCGCAAAAGATAAAATTGTTGCTACTGAGCATTTAGCGAAGATCGCTCAAACTGGAGATCATGTCTTCTTAAAAGCCTCTAATGGTGTTGGTTTACATAGTTTATTCAAAAGAATTTGA
- a CDS encoding OmpA family protein: MKKSLSMLAIAIAVSACTSRGPDGALESWNNYSNKPISTEGLKENQALAVFYRPAESQKKAINVYVNGDYQASLLDHSFTSIPVCATKQLFTSSVSSATKFGNRTDGARYTLPVNDIAYIRVNADANGKAVLSKVSKETAEQEMQGLKYVSNTLSRVVTHKDCEPVIAAKDLSASALFKFDKSGYNDLLPKAKQEVHEFAAQIKALDANKINRIVISGYTDPQGSAAYNKKLSQRRAESVARLLRETGVNAKIEAIGYGQADLLIPNCAALHPAGQQRIACNQPNRRVEIAVYGKN, from the coding sequence ATGAAAAAATCTTTATCCATGCTTGCTATTGCTATAGCAGTGTCTGCTTGTACTTCTCGTGGACCTGATGGTGCACTTGAATCATGGAATAATTACAGTAATAAACCAATTAGCACTGAAGGATTAAAAGAAAATCAAGCTTTAGCTGTTTTCTATCGTCCAGCAGAATCTCAAAAGAAGGCTATTAATGTTTATGTAAATGGTGATTATCAAGCTTCTTTACTTGATCATTCATTTACTTCTATTCCTGTTTGTGCAACTAAACAATTATTTACCTCATCTGTAAGTTCTGCGACTAAATTTGGGAATAGAACTGATGGGGCTCGTTATACGTTACCTGTTAACGATATCGCTTATATTCGAGTAAATGCTGATGCGAATGGTAAAGCCGTATTAAGTAAAGTAAGCAAAGAAACGGCTGAACAAGAGATGCAAGGCTTAAAATATGTGTCTAACACCTTATCTCGAGTTGTAACACATAAAGATTGTGAGCCAGTTATTGCAGCGAAAGACTTATCTGCTTCCGCATTATTCAAATTTGATAAATCAGGCTATAACGATCTTTTACCTAAAGCTAAGCAAGAAGTTCACGAATTTGCAGCCCAAATTAAAGCGCTTGATGCGAATAAAATCAATCGCATCGTAATTAGCGGTTATACAGATCCTCAAGGCTCTGCTGCATACAATAAGAAACTTTCTCAGCGTCGAGCTGAATCTGTTGCTCGCTTATTGAGAGAAACAGGTGTCAATGCCAAGATTGAAGCTATCGGTTATGGCCAAGCTGACTTACTCATTCCAAATTGTGCTGCTTTACATCCTGCTGGTCAGCAACGTATTGCATGTAACCAACCAAACCGTCGTGTTGAAATAGCGGTATACGGTAAAAATTAA
- a CDS encoding histidine phosphatase family protein, with protein sequence MKKQLTFYFIRHGKTVWNTEGLMQGHGDSPLTEEGVNGAEKTGVALNHIPFVAAYSSVLKRTIATASHIIGERDIPLFHHQGLNEQYFGTWEGQPVDTLREHPEFQQLIKDPANYNAVSNRGETYEQLAERAMKALDDIIKVHNYGNILIVSHGHTLRLLLALLNGATWKNHRDEDKSVSLINASISVVHYDDKKGFDVEKINESRHLV encoded by the coding sequence ATGAAAAAACAACTGACTTTTTATTTTATTCGCCACGGTAAAACCGTTTGGAATACAGAAGGTTTAATGCAAGGGCATGGCGATTCCCCTTTAACTGAAGAAGGCGTTAATGGTGCGGAAAAAACAGGTGTGGCACTTAATCATATTCCTTTCGTTGCCGCTTATTCCAGCGTATTAAAACGTACTATCGCAACTGCCTCTCATATTATTGGTGAACGTGATATTCCCCTTTTCCATCACCAAGGTTTAAATGAACAGTATTTTGGTACTTGGGAAGGACAACCTGTCGATACATTAAGAGAACATCCAGAATTCCAGCAACTTATCAAAGATCCCGCCAATTACAACGCTGTTTCAAATCGCGGTGAAACCTATGAGCAACTCGCTGAACGAGCCATGAAAGCATTAGACGATATCATCAAAGTTCACAATTACGGAAATATCTTAATTGTTTCTCACGGACATACATTACGTTTATTGCTTGCTCTATTAAATGGTGCAACGTGGAAAAATCACCGTGATGAAGATAAATCAGTATCACTCATTAACGCCTCTATTAGTGTTGTTCATTATGACGATAAAAAAGGATTTGATGTTGAAAAGATCAATGAATCTCGCCATTTAGTGTAA
- a CDS encoding MacB family efflux pump subunit, producing the protein MNIIEIKDLNRYFGEGENRVHILKNVSLNIEKGDFVAIIGQSGSGKSTLMNIIGCLDTATSGSYKINGKETIELSKDQLSDLRSQKFGFIFQRYNLLSSLTAAENVALPAIYAGMSQEKRLSRAKQLLEKLGLGDKWQNKPSQLSGGQQQRVSIARALMNGGEIILADEPTGALDSQSGQNVMEILRQLHAEGHTIIMVTHDREIAASANRVIEIKDGQIIGDTQKETVKSAVENPTKSKPHFGFSKDQFVEAFRMSVSAIIAHKMRSLLTMLGIIIGITSVVSVVALGNGSQQKILENIRGIGTSTITIFNGTGFGDRRAEQMQNLTINDATALNQQSYVQSVTPNSSSSGTLIYGNQTFSSTSLKGVGEQYFDVDGLKLKSGNLFSAQDVADNNQVALIDESAKKSIFPDENPIGKIVMFNKRPLRIIGVVSDKQMGGASSSLNLYAPYTTVMNRISGSKKIGSITVKVDDSVNTTVAEKGITELLTMRHGKKDFFIMNSDTIKQTIESTTGTMKLLISSIAFISLIVGGIGVMNIMLVSVTERTKEIGVRMAIGARQFNILQQFLIEAVLICLIGGVTGILLSGLIGLLFNVFMTNFTMAFSTGSIVAAVVFSTLIGVIFGYMPAKRAAQLDPITALARE; encoded by the coding sequence ATGAATATTATTGAAATTAAGGATCTCAACCGTTACTTCGGTGAAGGCGAAAATCGTGTTCATATTTTAAAGAATGTCTCTTTAAATATAGAAAAAGGCGATTTCGTCGCGATTATTGGGCAATCGGGTTCCGGTAAATCGACCTTGATGAATATCATCGGGTGCTTGGATACAGCTACCAGTGGCTCTTACAAAATCAATGGTAAAGAAACCATTGAATTAAGCAAAGATCAGCTGTCAGATTTACGTAGCCAAAAATTCGGCTTTATTTTCCAACGCTATAATTTATTGTCAAGTTTGACCGCAGCAGAAAACGTCGCCTTACCTGCTATTTATGCGGGAATGTCGCAAGAAAAACGTCTTTCTCGTGCGAAACAACTTTTAGAAAAATTGGGCTTAGGCGATAAATGGCAAAATAAACCAAGCCAGCTTTCCGGCGGTCAGCAACAACGTGTGAGTATTGCGCGTGCGCTGATGAATGGCGGTGAAATTATTTTAGCCGATGAACCCACAGGTGCATTGGATTCACAAAGCGGTCAAAATGTGATGGAAATTCTGCGCCAATTACACGCAGAAGGCCACACTATTATTATGGTAACCCACGACCGAGAAATTGCCGCCAGTGCGAATCGCGTGATTGAAATTAAAGACGGCCAAATCATTGGCGATACGCAAAAAGAAACAGTAAAAAGTGCGGTCGAAAATCCAACCAAATCTAAACCGCACTTTGGATTTAGCAAAGATCAATTTGTTGAAGCCTTTCGTATGTCTGTGAGTGCTATTATTGCCCACAAAATGCGTTCTCTTTTAACTATGCTAGGGATTATTATCGGGATTACGTCTGTGGTTTCCGTCGTGGCATTGGGAAATGGTTCACAGCAAAAAATCTTGGAAAATATTCGAGGAATTGGGACGAGCACCATAACGATTTTTAATGGTACAGGCTTTGGCGATCGTCGTGCTGAACAGATGCAGAACCTTACAATTAATGATGCCACTGCTTTAAATCAACAAAGCTATGTACAAAGCGTCACGCCAAATAGCTCATCAAGTGGCACATTAATTTATGGTAACCAGACTTTCTCCTCGACCAGTTTAAAAGGTGTAGGCGAACAATATTTTGATGTTGATGGTTTAAAACTAAAATCAGGCAATTTATTTTCAGCTCAAGATGTGGCTGATAACAATCAAGTAGCCTTAATCGATGAAAGTGCGAAAAAGTCGATTTTCCCTGATGAAAATCCTATCGGCAAAATCGTGATGTTTAATAAACGTCCACTACGTATTATTGGCGTGGTATCTGATAAACAAATGGGCGGAGCAAGCAGTTCACTTAATCTCTATGCCCCTTACACTACCGTGATGAATCGTATTTCGGGCAGCAAAAAAATTGGTTCGATTACCGTAAAAGTAGATGATTCCGTGAATACGACTGTTGCTGAAAAAGGAATTACTGAATTGCTCACCATGCGTCATGGTAAAAAAGATTTCTTCATCATGAATAGCGACACCATTAAACAAACCATTGAAAGCACAACCGGCACGATGAAATTACTCATTTCTTCTATCGCCTTTATTTCATTGATCGTTGGTGGGATTGGGGTGATGAATATTATGTTGGTTTCCGTGACAGAGCGAACTAAAGAGATTGGTGTGCGCATGGCTATTGGCGCGAGACAATTTAATATTCTGCAACAATTTTTAATTGAAGCCGTGCTGATTTGTTTAATTGGTGGCGTGACGGGTATTCTGCTTTCGGGTTTAATCGGTCTGCTATTTAACGTATTTATGACTAACTTTACGATGGCATTTTCAACTGGCTCAATTGTTGCCGCAGTGGTCTTCTCAACCTTGATTGGTGTAATCTTCGGTTATATGCCGGCAAAACGTGCGGCACAATTAGATCCGATTACAGCCCTTGCTCGAGAATAA
- the apbC gene encoding iron-sulfur cluster carrier protein ApbC translates to MATAFSENLTAEQQSQVLQVFQQFQHPSLQKDLIALNTLKKVEKGGDVLRIELQLPFAWNTGVEQVKQQLSDALLKATDSKEIKWVVNYQIATLKRANNQPAVKGVKNIIAVTSGKGGVGKSSVSVNLALALQAQGSRVGILDADIYGPSVPHMLGAPHQRPTSPDNQHITPIKAHGLSANSIGFLMDEDNATIWRGPMASSALSQLLNETLWDSLDYLVIDMPPGTGDIQLTLSQQIPVTGAVVVTTPQDIALLDAVKGVSMFERVSVPVLGIVENMSMHICSNCGHHEAIFGTGGAEKMAQKYNVKVLGQLPLNIQVRQDLDAGKPTVVAAPDSEIAKSFLDLAEKVSTELYWQGSVIPSEILFREVK, encoded by the coding sequence ATGGCAACCGCTTTTTCTGAAAATTTAACGGCGGAACAACAATCTCAAGTTCTGCAAGTTTTTCAACAATTCCAACATCCAAGTTTGCAAAAAGACTTAATCGCCTTAAATACTTTGAAGAAAGTAGAAAAAGGCGGTGACGTGTTACGTATTGAATTACAACTGCCTTTTGCATGGAACACTGGCGTGGAGCAAGTGAAACAACAGCTTTCTGATGCATTATTAAAAGCAACGGATAGCAAAGAAATCAAATGGGTGGTGAATTATCAAATCGCTACTTTAAAACGTGCGAATAATCAACCGGCTGTAAAAGGCGTGAAAAACATCATCGCAGTAACTTCAGGTAAAGGCGGGGTTGGGAAATCTTCTGTTTCGGTTAACCTTGCCCTTGCTTTACAAGCTCAAGGTTCTCGCGTGGGTATTTTAGATGCGGATATTTACGGTCCATCTGTTCCGCATATGTTAGGTGCACCACATCAACGCCCAACTTCACCAGATAACCAACATATCACACCGATTAAAGCACATGGGTTATCTGCAAACTCGATCGGTTTCTTAATGGATGAAGATAATGCGACTATTTGGCGTGGTCCAATGGCAAGTAGTGCATTAAGTCAGCTTTTAAATGAAACCTTATGGGATAGCTTAGATTACTTAGTAATCGATATGCCACCGGGTACAGGTGATATTCAATTAACGCTTTCACAACAAATCCCGGTAACGGGGGCAGTAGTGGTGACAACACCACAAGATATTGCGTTATTAGATGCAGTGAAAGGCGTATCGATGTTTGAACGAGTGTCTGTACCAGTGTTAGGTATTGTGGAAAATATGTCTATGCATATTTGTAGCAACTGTGGACACCACGAAGCAATTTTCGGTACTGGTGGTGCAGAAAAAATGGCACAAAAATACAATGTGAAAGTATTGGGTCAGTTACCGTTGAATATCCAAGTTCGTCAAGATTTGGATGCGGGTAAACCAACCGTAGTTGCAGCGCCAGACAGTGAAATTGCGAAATCTTTCTTAGATTTAGCGGAGAAAGTATCAACTGAGCTTTACTGGCAAGGCTCTGTCATCCCAAGCGAAATTTTATTTAGAGAAGTGAAATAG